A single genomic interval of Vairimorpha necatrix chromosome 5, complete sequence harbors:
- a CDS encoding putative SP-containing protein: protein MRSSLRLFQLLHLMLHLVRTSSSKVDILKSNFNINGRFDELIENGKLNFIKMSDLQEFIKVVWEAIVENDKTIELLAKNTSESTFEEKQQKMKRAFNDYILLKKNLIDPDSVKFDYLTESEKSFVEKMADFTIESYEISLYIFDNPGSDSIPKELKIRNFILNEIKLKLNDKEELVSLEYDLSSYKNADFSKELAENAEKCVFYKSNVIKESPKKPLWKKIIDFGMGAVGQMLKLGPIETVINFGVNGFFTYREFDLSQGLYNNTIALIFMLLNLYQTLASWVVTPFLLIHAYNILPKILKAAKKAADNFINWFEGSKENSIKY from the coding sequence ATGAGATCCTCACTCCGTTTATTTCAATTGTTGCATCTAATGCTACATTTAGTTAGAACAAGCAGCAGCAAAGtagatatattaaaatccaattttaatattaacgGGCGATTCGACGAATTAATTGAAAACGGAaaacttaattttataaaaatgtctGATTTGCAAGAATTCATAAAAGTCGTATGGGAAGCTATAGTAGAAAATGATAAAACAATAGAATTATTAGCAAAAAATACCTCTGAAAGTACTTTCGAAgaaaaacaacaaaaaatgaagcGCGCCTTTAACGATTACATTTtgctaaaaaaaaatctgaTCGATCCAGATTCTGTAAAATTCGATTATCTTACTGAATCTGAAAAATCTTTTGTTGAAAAAATGGCAGATTTCACAATTGAATCATatgaaatttctttatatatttttgataacCCCGGTAGTGATTCAATTCCAAAAGAACTGAAAatcagaaattttattttaaatgagATTAAATTGAAGTTGAACGATAAAGAAGAATTGGTGTCTCTGGAATATGATTTATCTagctataaaaatgcagaTTTTAGCAAAGAGCTTGCGGAGAATGCAGAAAAatgtgttttttataaatctaatGTTATAAAAGAATCTCCTAAAAAACCTCtttggaaaaaaattatagattttGGTATGGGCGCTGTGGGACAAATGCTTAAACTCGGCCCAATTGAAACGGTTATAAATTTCGGGGTTAATggtttttttacatatagaGAATTTGATCTTTCACAGGGCCTCTACAATAATACCATCGcgttaatttttatgttattgAATCTATATCAAACATTGGCTTCCTGGGTTGTTACGCCATTTCTGTTAATCCACGCTTATAATATTCTTCCAAAGATACTGAAGGCTGCAAAAAAAGCTGctgataattttattaattggTTTGAAGGatcaaaagaaaattcgattaaatattaa
- a CDS encoding putative SP-containing membrane protein, whose amino-acid sequence MSLLFYSFNLILILISIIRTTENNMSIDSYDINHYKLCSTYDGIANITGQPPMTIQDFAEIVWKSITEHIIFKRMAQSNDTDNSFVEVKNELKNVFEIVIKQKFKIEAWDPFILDKFDFSVQIFINEIVDITIRFYNTLGICFKDVLEASSSVENAIKDIIYKNTCYVFKGIGEIPGILYRMCNTLISHNKNCYGLEGKENIVNVLKENRRQISKAVCYEDMPIEDNNTVINHESTYEIGEALSTFIHDNFYILMGINAFLIIVVVSIAYWKINSACGSLRGRHLRVDKYCKRVSKNKPKKVHEEIELNEIRV is encoded by the coding sequence ATgagtttattattttattcttttaatCTGATCTTAATACTAATATCAATAATAAGAACAACTGAAAATAATATGAGTATTGATTCTTATGATATCaatcattataaattatgcAGTACATATGACGGAATTGCGAATATAACAGGCCAACCTCCGATGACTATCCAGGATTTTGCTGAAATAGTGTGGAAAAGTATAACGGaacatattatatttaaacgAATGGCTCAAAGCAATGATACAGATAATAGTTTTGTTGAGGTAAAAAACGAATTGAAGAATGTATTTGAGATTGTAATTaagcaaaaatttaaaattgagGCTTGGGAcccttttattttagataaatttgatttttctgtgcaaatttttattaatgaaatCGTAGATATTAcaataagattttataatacGTTGGgaatatgttttaaagaTGTACTAGAGGCTTCTTCGTCGGTGGAAAATGCGATTAAAGacattatatataaaaacacaTGTTATGTATTCAAGGGAATAGGAGAAATTCCTGGAATCCTCTATAGAATGTGCAATACACTCATATCTCATAACAAGAATTGTTATGGATTAGAAGggaaagaaaatattgttaACGTTTTAAAGGAAAACAGAAGACAAATATCAAAGGCAGTATGTTATGAAGATATGCCAATTGAAGACAATAATACTGTGATAAATCATGAAAGCACCTACGAAATTGGCGAAGCTTTAAGTACATTTATCCATgacaatttttatattttaatggGAATTAATGcgtttttaattattgttGTAGTTTCTATAGCTTACTGGAAGATAAATAGTGCATGCGGATCATTAAGAGGAAGACACTTAAGAGTCGATAAGTATTGTAAAAGGGTTTCAAAAAACAAGCCTAAAAAAGTTCACGAGGAAATTGAATTAAATGAAATCCGAGTATAA